In Streptococcus gallolyticus subsp. gallolyticus DSM 16831, the sequence ATGTATGCGTAAAATTGTAATTAATGGTGGCAAGCCTTTAAAAGGTGAGGTTGCTATTTCAGGTGCAAAGAATAGTGTAGTTGCTTTGATTCCTGCAGCTATTCTTGCAGATGATATTGTCATATTAGATGGCGTTCCTGCCATTTCCGATGTTGATAGTTTAATTGAAATCATGGAAATCATGGGCGCCAAAGTGAAAAGAGAAGAAGATACCCTTGAAATTGATCCACGTGGCATAAAAAATCAACCAATACCTTATGGTAAGATTAATAGTTTACGTGCCTCTTATTATTTCTATGGTAGTTTGTTAAGTCGTTTTGGTGAGGCTACAGTAGGTCTCCCAGGTGGTTGTGACCTTGGACCTCGTCCTATTGATTTGCACCTTAAAGCTTTTGAAGCCATGGGAGCTGCGATTTCGTATGAAGGCGAAGCGATGCGTTTGGCGACAAATGGTGAGTCTATTCATGGTGCACATATCTATATGGATACGGTTAGTGTTGGAGCAACGATTAATACGATGCTTGCAGCAACTAAGGCAAATGGTCGTACGATTATTGAAAATGCTGCACGTGAGCCAGAAATCATTGACGTAGCTACTTTGTTAAACAATATGGGAGCTCACATTCGTGGTGCTGGTACAGATGTGATTACAATTGAAGGTGTTGATTACCTTCATGGCACACGTCACCAAGTCATTCCTGACCGTATTGAAGCTGGTACTTATATTGCCATGGCAGCAGCAATGGGTGAGGGGGTTCGTATTACCAATGTCCTTTATGAACACTTAGAGAGTTACATTGCAAAACTCGAAGAAATGGGCGTTCGTATGACGGTTGAAGAGGATTCTATCTTTGTTGAAAAACAATCAGTATTGAAAGCCGTATCAGTGAAAACGTCACCATATCCAGGTTTTGCGACTGATTTGCAACAACCAATCACACCGTTGTTGTTAACAGCTGAGGGACGTGGTACTATTCTAGATACCATTTATGAAAAACGTACTAATCACGTTGCCGAATTGGTACGAATGGGTGCTGATATTTCTATTGTTGGTGGTCGTATTGCTTATCAGGGACCTAATAAATTAACAGGAGCTCCTGTTAAAGCGTCTGATTTGCGTGCAGGTGCAGCGCTTGTTATTGCAGGTCTAATGGCAGAAGGTCAAACAGAAATTACCAACGTTGAATTTATTTTGCGCGGTTATTCAAATATCATTGAAAAATTAACAGCCCTAGGCGCTGATATTAAATTAATTGAAGATTAAGAAGAAGCCTAAGGGCTTCTTTTTTGTCGCGCGTGGTCAGATAGCTAGAGACAAAATTAGAACCTCTTGTGATATAATAGAGCTATGGATATTTGGACACGTTTGGGACGTTATGCGTTTTTTGAGACAGAGCGCATGTATTTACGCCCTTTTGCCTATAAGGATAGTCAGGACTTTTTTGAGATTTGTAGCAATCCTGATAATCTTCGGTTTATTTTTCCAAGTCGAGCTAGTCACCATGAAAGTGATTATCTAATGGTTCATTATTTCATGAAAGAGCCACTTGGGGTTTGGGCAATTGAAGATAAAAAATCTCATAAAATGATTGGCTGTATTCGATTTGAGAAGATAGATTTGAATCGTTCATCTGCAGAAATTGGCTATTTTTTGAATCAACAGTTTTGGGGACAAGGCTTGATGACAGAATGCTTGAAAACCTTATGTTTTTTAAGTTTTCAGGAATTTGGCTTTAAAGAATTACATGTTATTGCCCATGAAGAAAATTTGGCTAGTCAACGTGTTGCGCAAAAATCAGGTTTCAAATTGAAACAACGCTTCAAAGGAAGTGACCGTTATACACGCAAAATGCGAGATTACGTTGATTATCAAATCAGTAAAGGTGATTATCGTTATGAGTAAACATCAGAAAATTTTAGAGTATTTGGAGAATCTTCCAGTTGGAAAGCGCGTGAGTGTGCGAAGCATTTCAAATCACTTAAAAGTGAGTGACGGTACGGCTTATCGTGCGATTAAGGAAGCCGAAAACCGTGGCATTGTTGAAACAAGACCGCGTAGTGGTACGGTTCGTATCGAGAAAAAGCCAGCTGTTCGAATTGAGCGTTTAACCTATTCAGAAATTGCTCGCATTAGTGACTCTGAGGTTCTGGCAGGTAAGGCTGGGCTTAGTCGTGAATTTAGCAAGTTTTCAATTGGTGCGATGACTCAAGAAAATATTTTACGTTACCTTGTCAAAGGCGGACTTTTGATTGTCGGCGACCGTGAAAATATTCAACTGTTGGCGCTTGAAAAACACAATGCCATTCTGGTAACGGGTGGATTTCCTGTTTCTGATGAGGTGATTCGTGTCGCTGACGAGCTTGGAATCCCTGTCATGGTCACGCACTATGACACCTTTACCGTGGCGACGATGATTAACCATGCCCTTTCAAATATTCGAATTAAAACGGATTTGACGACTGTTGAGCAAGTCTATCAGACTAAGGAAGACTATGGCTTTTTGCAGGAAGGCGATACGATTCGTGAATTTAATGCGATGATTAAACAAACGGCAAATGTGCGTTTCCCTGTTGTAAATAGTAAAAATGTGGTTATCGGCGTTGTTAGTATGCTAGACGTTGTTGGCAAGGAAAATCATCTTGATATCAAGAGTATCATGTCACGTAATCTGATTGTGGCAAAACCGCAAGCCAGTCTTGCTAATATCAGCCAGAAAATGATTTTTGAAGATTTGAATATGCTTCCTGTTGTAGCAGAGGATTTGACCTTGCTAGGGGTTATTACACGCCGCCAGGCGGTTGAAAATCTGCCAAATCTACAACATTCTAACCTTTATACATACAGCGACCAGATTTTATCAAATTTGCAATACGAAGATGGTGTTTACAAATTTGTGGTTGAACCTGCGATGATTGACAATGCTGGAAATTTTGCCCAAGGTGTCTTAACAGAATTTATCAAAGATATCAGTGTTCGTGTTTTGACCAAAAAACATCAAAAAAATATCATCATTGAACAACTGATGCTTTATTTTGTACAAGCAGTTCAGATTGATGATTGTTTGGTGATTCGCCCACGTGTCATTACTGAAAAACGTCGCAGTTCGGTGATTGACTTTGAAATTCTTTTAGAGGAACAAATCGTCGCCAAAGCCTTGGTAACAACGAAAATTAATTAATTAATGGTTACCTTAAGTGACAAAATCATTCCATTTTTGACAGTTTGGTGACTATCAGTGTATAATTAGTGTTATTGATGCATTTTTAGAGATTACTAATAGGAGTATATTATTGATATGATTACATTAAAATCAGCTCGTGAAATTGAAGCAATGGACCGCGCTGGAGATTTTCTAGCTTCAGTTCACATCGGTTTACGTGAATTGATTAAACCAGGTCTTGATATGTGGGAAGTCGAAGAATACGTTCGTCGTCGCTGTAAAGAAGCAAACGTTCTTCCACTCCAAATCGGGGTTGATGGTTCTATCATGGACTATCCTTATGCCACATGTTGCGGACTTAATGACGAAGTGGCACACGCTTTTCCTCGCCATTACATTTTAAAAGAAGGGGATTTGCTTAAAGTTGATATGGTTTTGAGCGAACCACTTGATAAATCAGTTGTTGACGTTTCAAAATTAAACTTTGACAATGTCGCACAAGTTAAAAAATACACTGAATCATACTCTGGTGGATTGGCAGACTCATGTTGGGCATATGCTGTTGGTGAGGTGTCTGACGAAGTCAAAAATCTGATGGATGTTACCAAAGAATGCCTTTATATCGGAATTGAAAAAGCTGTTGTTGGTAACCGTATCGGTGATATTGGCGCAGCTATTCAAGAATATGCTGAAAGCCGTGGATATGGTGTTGTTCGTGATTTAGTAGGACACGGTGTTGGTCCAACAATGCACGAAGAACCAATGGTACCACACTATGGTAAAGCAGGTCGTGGTCTCCGTTTGCGTGAAGGTATGGTGTTGACTATCGAGCCAATGATTAATACAGGAACTTGGGAAATTGATACGGACATGAAAACTGGGTGGGCTCATAAGACGCTTGACGGCGGTTTGTCATGCCAATACGAACATCAATTTGTTATCACCAAAGACGGACCTGTTATTTTAACAAGTCAAGGAGAAGAAAGAACTTACTAGGATGAATCGTAAGCAGCTTATAGACAAATTAGTGTCTAGATTAGAGTGGCAACCGCTACAGGTTTATTTAAAACATTACCGAAGTGCAGAGATTGATCTATCAGCGATTGCTGTCGCTTATTATTTATTGCTGACAGCATTCCCATTGATTGTGATTGCGGCAAATATCTTTCCTTATCTTAACATTGATATTTCAGTGTTATTGTCTTTCATGGAAAAAAATTTACCGACCAATCTTTACCCCTCTGTTTCGGCAATTACGACAGATATTTTTTCAAAACCTTCTGGTAGTATTTTGGGAGTTGCGACTTTAACGGCTTTCTGGACAATGTCTAAATCGCTGACCTCTCTACAAAAAGCCATTAACAAAGCTTATGGTGTTTCACAACACAGAGATTTTGTGATTGGGCGTTTGATTGGGGTTTTGGCAAGCTTGCTCATTCTTTTCCTATTGACGTTCGTGTTAATCTTTTCTACTTTTTCAAAGGCTGCTTTGCAAATCATCAGCGCTCACTATGATTTGAGTGATACGGTTGCAACAGTCGTTCTGAATTTGTCCCAACCGGTAACTGTTTTGACGATTGTATTTGGGTTGATGTTATTGTATTTCATTCTGCCAAATGTCAAAATCAGACGTTTTCGTTACATTTTACCAGGGACAATTTTCACCTCTTTCGTCATTGTGTTCTTGAATAATTTGTTTAGCAATTATATTTTGAGAACCTTTGAACGCATGGTTGACATTAAAACATTTGGTTCGGTTGTGATTTTTGTTTTAATGTTATGGTTTATTTTCCTCGCGCACATTTTGATTTTGGGGGCTATCTTTAATGCAACCTATCAAGAATTACGTCAAGGAAAAATGGAAAGCAGACGTGGTGACATTCTTTCCATTCTAACACACCGCAAACAAGATAAAGATACAAAAAAATAACACCTGTGGGGGTGTTATTTTTTATCTTTAAAAATTAATAATTTACTAAACACATAGTTTAAAACGATGATAAGGACTTGTGAGAAAACAGTCTCAATCATGTTGACTAATGAAATATTATCATTGACAAATTGTCCGATA encodes:
- a CDS encoding UDP-N-acetylglucosamine 1-carboxyvinyltransferase; translated protein: MRKIVINGGKPLKGEVAISGAKNSVVALIPAAILADDIVILDGVPAISDVDSLIEIMEIMGAKVKREEDTLEIDPRGIKNQPIPYGKINSLRASYYFYGSLLSRFGEATVGLPGGCDLGPRPIDLHLKAFEAMGAAISYEGEAMRLATNGESIHGAHIYMDTVSVGATINTMLAATKANGRTIIENAAREPEIIDVATLLNNMGAHIRGAGTDVITIEGVDYLHGTRHQVIPDRIEAGTYIAMAAAMGEGVRITNVLYEHLESYIAKLEEMGVRMTVEEDSIFVEKQSVLKAVSVKTSPYPGFATDLQQPITPLLLTAEGRGTILDTIYEKRTNHVAELVRMGADISIVGGRIAYQGPNKLTGAPVKASDLRAGAALVIAGLMAEGQTEITNVEFILRGYSNIIEKLTALGADIKLIED
- a CDS encoding YihY/virulence factor BrkB family protein, which translates into the protein MNRKQLIDKLVSRLEWQPLQVYLKHYRSAEIDLSAIAVAYYLLLTAFPLIVIAANIFPYLNIDISVLLSFMEKNLPTNLYPSVSAITTDIFSKPSGSILGVATLTAFWTMSKSLTSLQKAINKAYGVSQHRDFVIGRLIGVLASLLILFLLTFVLIFSTFSKAALQIISAHYDLSDTVATVVLNLSQPVTVLTIVFGLMLLYFILPNVKIRRFRYILPGTIFTSFVIVFLNNLFSNYILRTFERMVDIKTFGSVVIFVLMLWFIFLAHILILGAIFNATYQELRQGKMESRRGDILSILTHRKQDKDTKK
- the spxR gene encoding CBS-HotDog domain-containing transcription factor SpxR, producing MSKHQKILEYLENLPVGKRVSVRSISNHLKVSDGTAYRAIKEAENRGIVETRPRSGTVRIEKKPAVRIERLTYSEIARISDSEVLAGKAGLSREFSKFSIGAMTQENILRYLVKGGLLIVGDRENIQLLALEKHNAILVTGGFPVSDEVIRVADELGIPVMVTHYDTFTVATMINHALSNIRIKTDLTTVEQVYQTKEDYGFLQEGDTIREFNAMIKQTANVRFPVVNSKNVVIGVVSMLDVVGKENHLDIKSIMSRNLIVAKPQASLANISQKMIFEDLNMLPVVAEDLTLLGVITRRQAVENLPNLQHSNLYTYSDQILSNLQYEDGVYKFVVEPAMIDNAGNFAQGVLTEFIKDISVRVLTKKHQKNIIIEQLMLYFVQAVQIDDCLVIRPRVITEKRRSSVIDFEILLEEQIVAKALVTTKIN
- a CDS encoding GNAT family N-acetyltransferase; its protein translation is MDIWTRLGRYAFFETERMYLRPFAYKDSQDFFEICSNPDNLRFIFPSRASHHESDYLMVHYFMKEPLGVWAIEDKKSHKMIGCIRFEKIDLNRSSAEIGYFLNQQFWGQGLMTECLKTLCFLSFQEFGFKELHVIAHEENLASQRVAQKSGFKLKQRFKGSDRYTRKMRDYVDYQISKGDYRYE
- a CDS encoding methionyl aminopeptidase, translating into MITLKSAREIEAMDRAGDFLASVHIGLRELIKPGLDMWEVEEYVRRRCKEANVLPLQIGVDGSIMDYPYATCCGLNDEVAHAFPRHYILKEGDLLKVDMVLSEPLDKSVVDVSKLNFDNVAQVKKYTESYSGGLADSCWAYAVGEVSDEVKNLMDVTKECLYIGIEKAVVGNRIGDIGAAIQEYAESRGYGVVRDLVGHGVGPTMHEEPMVPHYGKAGRGLRLREGMVLTIEPMINTGTWEIDTDMKTGWAHKTLDGGLSCQYEHQFVITKDGPVILTSQGEERTY